The Streptomyces avermitilis MA-4680 = NBRC 14893 genome contains a region encoding:
- a CDS encoding SAM-dependent methyltransferase — MPDAALRLKSLLDQLLGAPLPLRIHAWDGSEAGPPGAPTLVVRNRRALRRLLWKPGELGLARAWVAGDVTVRGDLYAVLDLIAGLLWERRDDARTLTEALRDPDVRAAVSGLVRMAGPPLPPAPPREEVRRRGHLHTKRSDRRAISHHYDVGNDFYEIVLGPSMVYSCAYWATPDGTLEDAQRDKLELVSRKLGLTPGQRLLDVGCGWGSMAIHAAREHGVSVVGITLSQEQAAYARKRVADEGLTDRVEIRVQDYRDVTDGPYDAISSIGMAEHVGAERYLDYARDLYALLKPDGRLLNHQIARRPQLDESTYSVDEFIDAYVFPDGELAPIGSTVTQLERAGFEVRDVESLREHYALTLRRWVANLEAQWVRGVRLTSPGRARVWRLYMAACALAFEHNRIGVNQVLAVRTPESGASGIPLRARTWN, encoded by the coding sequence ATGCCAGACGCCGCGCTGCGGCTGAAGAGCCTTCTCGACCAGTTGCTGGGAGCCCCGCTCCCGCTGCGTATTCACGCGTGGGACGGTTCGGAGGCCGGCCCGCCCGGTGCTCCCACCCTCGTCGTGCGCAATCGCCGCGCCCTGCGCCGGCTGTTGTGGAAACCCGGCGAGCTGGGCCTGGCCCGGGCCTGGGTCGCGGGCGACGTGACGGTGCGGGGAGACCTCTACGCCGTCCTCGACCTGATCGCCGGGCTCCTCTGGGAGCGCCGCGACGACGCCCGTACCCTCACCGAGGCCCTGCGTGACCCGGACGTACGCGCCGCGGTCAGCGGCCTGGTGCGGATGGCCGGACCCCCGCTGCCGCCCGCCCCGCCCCGCGAGGAGGTCCGCAGACGCGGCCATCTGCACACCAAGCGCAGCGACCGGCGCGCCATCAGCCACCACTACGACGTCGGCAACGACTTCTACGAGATCGTCCTCGGCCCGTCCATGGTGTACTCCTGCGCCTACTGGGCCACCCCGGACGGCACACTCGAGGACGCCCAGCGCGACAAGCTCGAACTCGTCTCCCGCAAGCTCGGTCTGACCCCCGGTCAGCGGCTCCTGGACGTCGGCTGCGGCTGGGGCTCCATGGCCATCCACGCCGCCCGCGAGCACGGCGTGAGCGTCGTCGGCATCACCCTCTCCCAGGAGCAGGCCGCGTACGCCCGTAAGCGCGTCGCCGACGAGGGGCTGACCGACCGGGTCGAGATCCGCGTACAGGACTACCGGGACGTGACCGACGGCCCGTACGACGCGATCTCCTCCATCGGCATGGCCGAGCACGTCGGCGCCGAGCGGTACCTGGACTACGCGCGGGATCTGTACGCCCTGCTCAAGCCGGACGGGCGGCTCCTCAACCACCAGATCGCCCGGCGGCCGCAGCTCGACGAATCCACGTACTCCGTCGACGAGTTCATCGACGCGTACGTCTTCCCGGACGGTGAGCTCGCGCCCATCGGCAGCACGGTCACCCAGCTGGAGCGGGCCGGGTTCGAGGTCCGTGACGTCGAGTCCCTGCGTGAGCACTACGCCCTCACCCTGCGGCGCTGGGTCGCCAACCTGGAGGCCCAGTGGGTGCGGGGCGTACGGCTGACGAGCCCGGGCCGGGCCCGTGTCTGGCGGCTGTACATGGCCGCCTGCGCCCTCGCCTTCGAGCACAACCGCATCGGCGTCAACCAGGTGCTGGCGGTCAGGACACCGGAGTCGGGCGCCTCCGGGATCCCTCTGCGGGCACGTACCTGGAACTGA
- a CDS encoding NAD(P)/FAD-dependent oxidoreductase, with amino-acid sequence MSTTERPRILVVGGGYVGLYAARRILKKMRYGEATVTVVDPRSYMTYQPFLPETAAGSISPRHVVVPLRRVLPKAEVLTGRVTTIDQDRKVATIAPLVGEAYELPFDYLVIAMGAVSRTFPIPGLAEQGIGMKGIEEAIGLRNHVLEQLDKADSTTDEEVRRKALTFVFVGGGFAGAETIGEVEDMARDAAKYYNNVSREDMRFILVDAADKILPEVGPKLGQYGKEHLESRGVEIYLSTSMDSCVDGHVVLKNGLEVDSSTIVWTAGVKPNPVLSRFGLPLGPRGHVDTQTTLQVQGTDYIWAAGDNAQVPDMAARKAGVENAWCPPNAQHALRQARVLGDNVVSGMRGFPQKEYAHSNKGAVAGLGLHKGVAMIVMGKMKIKLKGRLAWYMHRGYHGLAMPTWNRKIRVFADWTLQMFLKREVVALGALESPREEFYEAAKPAPAPAAAVAPKTEEKAKAS; translated from the coding sequence ATGAGCACCACGGAGCGTCCCAGGATCCTCGTAGTAGGCGGTGGGTACGTAGGCCTGTACGCAGCTCGGCGCATTCTCAAGAAGATGCGCTACGGCGAGGCGACCGTCACGGTCGTCGACCCCCGGTCGTACATGACCTACCAGCCCTTCCTCCCCGAAACCGCCGCCGGCAGCATCTCCCCTCGGCATGTCGTCGTCCCGCTGCGACGCGTGCTGCCGAAGGCGGAGGTCCTCACCGGCCGGGTCACCACCATCGACCAGGACCGCAAGGTCGCCACGATCGCCCCTCTCGTGGGTGAGGCGTACGAGCTGCCTTTCGACTACCTCGTCATCGCGATGGGCGCGGTCTCCCGCACCTTCCCGATCCCCGGCCTCGCCGAGCAGGGCATCGGCATGAAGGGCATCGAGGAGGCCATCGGCCTGCGCAACCACGTCCTCGAGCAGCTCGACAAGGCCGACTCGACGACCGATGAGGAGGTCCGCCGCAAGGCGTTGACCTTCGTCTTCGTCGGCGGTGGCTTCGCCGGCGCCGAGACCATCGGCGAGGTCGAGGACATGGCCCGCGACGCGGCCAAGTACTACAACAACGTGTCGCGCGAGGACATGCGGTTCATCCTCGTCGACGCCGCCGACAAGATCCTCCCCGAGGTCGGCCCCAAGCTCGGCCAGTACGGCAAGGAGCACCTGGAGAGCCGCGGGGTCGAGATCTACCTCTCCACCTCGATGGACTCCTGCGTCGACGGCCACGTCGTGCTGAAGAACGGCCTCGAGGTCGACTCCAGCACGATCGTGTGGACGGCCGGCGTCAAGCCGAACCCGGTCCTGTCCCGCTTCGGCCTGCCGCTCGGCCCGCGCGGTCACGTGGACACCCAGACCACCCTCCAGGTGCAGGGCACGGACTACATCTGGGCCGCCGGCGACAACGCGCAGGTGCCGGACATGGCCGCCCGCAAGGCCGGCGTCGAGAACGCCTGGTGCCCGCCGAACGCGCAGCACGCGCTGCGTCAGGCGAGGGTCCTCGGCGACAACGTGGTCTCCGGTATGCGGGGCTTCCCGCAGAAGGAGTACGCGCACTCCAACAAGGGTGCGGTGGCCGGGCTCGGCCTCCACAAGGGCGTCGCGATGATCGTCATGGGCAAGATGAAGATCAAGCTCAAGGGCCGGCTGGCGTGGTACATGCACCGCGGCTACCACGGCCTGGCGATGCCGACGTGGAACCGGAAGATCCGGGTCTTCGCGGACTGGACGCTGCAGATGTTCCTGAAGCGTGAGGTCGTGGCGCTGGGCGCGCTGGAGTCCCCGCGCGAGGAGTTCTACGAGGCCGCCAAGCCGGCGCCGGCTCCGGCCGCCGCGGTCGCGCCGAAGACCGAGGAGAAGGCCAAGGCCTCCTGA
- a CDS encoding Ppx/GppA phosphatase family protein: MTRVAAIDCGTNSIRLLVADAHPETGELVDLDRRMTIVRLGQGVDRTGRLAPEALERTFAACREYAAIIKEHGAEKIRFVATSASRDAENRDEFVRGVIDILGVEPEVITGDQEAEFSFTGATKELTGRDDLAKPFLVVDIGGGSTEFVVGDDHVRAARSVDIGCVRMTERHLVHDGQVVDPPSPDRIEAIRADIDAALDLVEQTVPLHEAHTLVGLAGSVTTISAIAQNLPEYDSVAIHHSRIPYDRVREITEWLLASTHAERAAVPSMHPGRVDVIGAGALVLLSIMERIGAREVVVSEHDILDGIAWSIA; this comes from the coding sequence ATGACCCGCGTCGCCGCCATCGACTGCGGTACGAACTCCATCCGGCTCCTCGTCGCCGACGCCCACCCGGAGACCGGGGAACTCGTCGACCTCGACCGGCGGATGACCATCGTCCGGCTCGGCCAGGGCGTCGACCGGACCGGGCGGCTCGCGCCCGAGGCCCTGGAGCGGACCTTCGCGGCCTGCCGGGAGTACGCCGCGATCATCAAGGAGCACGGCGCGGAGAAGATCCGCTTCGTCGCCACCTCCGCCTCCCGCGACGCCGAGAACCGCGACGAGTTCGTGCGCGGGGTCATCGACATCCTGGGTGTCGAGCCCGAGGTCATCACCGGCGACCAGGAGGCCGAGTTCTCCTTCACCGGCGCGACCAAGGAGCTGACCGGCCGCGACGACCTCGCCAAGCCCTTCCTCGTCGTGGACATCGGCGGCGGCTCGACGGAGTTCGTGGTCGGCGACGACCATGTGCGCGCCGCACGCTCCGTCGACATCGGCTGCGTCCGTATGACCGAACGTCACCTGGTGCACGACGGCCAGGTAGTCGACCCGCCGTCGCCCGACCGGATCGAGGCGATCCGGGCCGACATCGACGCGGCGCTGGACCTGGTGGAGCAGACCGTGCCGCTGCACGAGGCGCACACGCTGGTCGGCCTGGCCGGCTCCGTCACCACGATCTCGGCGATCGCGCAGAACCTCCCGGAGTACGACTCGGTCGCCATCCACCACTCCCGGATCCCGTACGACCGCGTCCGCGAGATCACCGAGTGGCTGCTGGCCTCCACCCACGCCGAACGCGCGGCCGTCCCCTCCATGCACCCGGGCCGCGTCGACGTCATCGGCGCGGGCGCCCTCGTACTGCTCTCGATCATGGAGCGGATCGGGGCGCGGGAGGTCGTGGTCAGCGAGCACGACATCCTCGACGGAATCGCCTGGTCCATCGCGTAG
- a CDS encoding DUF501 domain-containing protein codes for METPPPTTPRTEPTDADVEAFKQQLGRPPRGLRAIAHRCPCGQPDVVETAPRLPDGTPFPTTYYLTCPRAASAIGTLEANGVMKEMTDRLATDPELAAAYRAAHEDYIARRDSIEVLEGFPSAGGMPDRVKCLHVLVAHSLAAGPGVNPLGDEAIAMLPEWWRKGACVVPAADE; via the coding sequence ATGGAAACGCCCCCGCCGACCACTCCGCGCACCGAGCCGACCGACGCGGACGTCGAGGCCTTCAAGCAGCAGCTCGGGCGCCCGCCGCGCGGACTGCGCGCCATCGCGCACCGGTGCCCGTGCGGACAGCCGGACGTCGTCGAGACGGCGCCGCGGCTGCCCGACGGCACGCCGTTCCCGACGACGTACTACCTGACGTGCCCGCGGGCCGCGTCCGCGATCGGCACCCTCGAGGCCAACGGCGTCATGAAGGAGATGACGGACCGGCTGGCGACCGACCCCGAGCTGGCCGCGGCCTACCGCGCGGCGCACGAGGACTACATCGCCCGCCGCGACTCCATCGAGGTCCTGGAGGGCTTCCCGAGCGCGGGCGGCATGCCGGACCGGGTGAAGTGCCTGCATGTGCTGGTGGCCCACTCCCTGGCCGCGGGCCCGGGTGTGAACCCGCTGGGCGACGAGGCGATCGCGATGCTGCCGGAGTGGTGGCGCAAGGGGGCCTGCGTGGTGCCGGCCGCCGACGAGTGA
- a CDS encoding FtsB family cell division protein gives MAVKDRDRFSTATRLRLLGEQTAARVYRSQTKRQARRSRLTSRAALLALVLCSLIVALAYPIRQYVSQRAEVADLQRQQERARQRVEQLRDLKARWQDDAYAEQQIRQRLHYVMPGETGYIVIDPAAAKPARTTQGAADRPWYANVWDGVDKSDASDQ, from the coding sequence ATGGCCGTGAAGGACCGGGACCGGTTCTCCACCGCGACCAGGCTGCGGCTGCTCGGCGAGCAGACGGCGGCCCGCGTCTACCGCTCCCAGACCAAGCGGCAGGCCCGCCGCTCCCGGCTGACCAGCCGGGCCGCGCTGCTCGCGCTGGTGCTGTGCTCGCTGATCGTGGCCCTCGCGTACCCGATAAGGCAGTACGTGTCCCAGCGCGCCGAGGTCGCCGATCTCCAGCGGCAGCAGGAGCGGGCCCGGCAGCGCGTCGAACAGCTGCGTGACCTCAAGGCCCGCTGGCAGGACGACGCCTACGCCGAGCAGCAGATCCGGCAGCGGCTGCACTATGTGATGCCGGGCGAGACCGGCTACATCGTGATCGACCCGGCCGCGGCCAAGCCGGCGCGGACGACGCAGGGTGCGGCCGACCGCCCCTGGTACGCCAACGTCTGGGACGGGGTCGACAAGTCCGACGCCTCCGACCAGTGA
- the eno gene encoding phosphopyruvate hydratase yields the protein MLVPSIDVVVAREILDSRGNPTVEVEVGLDDGSTGRAAVPSGASTGAFEAIELRDGDPNRYQGKGVEKAVLAVIEQIGPELVGYDATEQRLIDQAMFDLDATDNKGSLGANAILGVSLAVAHAASEASDLPLFRYLGGPNAHLLPVPMMNILNGGSHADSNVDIQEFMIAPIGAESFSEALRWGAEVYHTLKKVLKTKGLSTGLGDEGGFAPNLESNRAALDLIIEAIKQAGYIPGEQIALALDVAASEFYKDGKYEFEGKSRSAAEMTEYYEELVSAYPLVSIEDPLYEDDWAGWKVITDKLGDKVQIVGDDLFVTNPERLARGIEEGSANALLVKVNQIGSLTETLDAVELAQRNGFKCMMSHRSGETEDVTIADLAVAVNCGQIKTGAPARSDRVAKYNQLLRIEEILDDAAEYAGRSAFPRFRSAN from the coding sequence ATGCTCGTGCCGTCCATCGACGTCGTCGTAGCCCGGGAAATCCTGGACTCCCGAGGCAACCCCACGGTCGAGGTCGAGGTCGGCCTCGACGACGGCAGCACGGGTCGTGCCGCCGTCCCGTCCGGCGCCTCCACCGGTGCCTTCGAGGCCATCGAGCTCCGCGACGGTGACCCCAACCGTTACCAGGGCAAGGGTGTCGAGAAGGCCGTCCTCGCCGTCATCGAGCAGATCGGCCCGGAGCTCGTCGGCTACGACGCCACCGAGCAGCGCCTGATCGACCAGGCGATGTTCGACCTGGACGCCACCGACAACAAGGGCTCGCTCGGCGCCAACGCCATCCTCGGCGTCTCCCTCGCCGTCGCGCACGCCGCCTCCGAGGCCAGCGACCTCCCGCTCTTCCGCTACCTGGGCGGCCCGAACGCGCACCTGCTGCCCGTTCCGATGATGAACATCCTGAACGGCGGCTCGCACGCCGACTCCAACGTGGACATCCAGGAGTTCATGATCGCCCCGATCGGCGCGGAGTCCTTCTCCGAGGCCCTGCGCTGGGGCGCCGAGGTCTACCACACCCTCAAGAAGGTGCTGAAGACCAAGGGCCTGTCCACCGGCCTCGGCGACGAGGGCGGCTTCGCCCCGAACCTGGAGTCGAACCGCGCCGCGCTCGACCTCATCATCGAGGCCATCAAGCAGGCCGGTTACATCCCGGGCGAGCAGATCGCGCTCGCGCTCGACGTCGCCGCGTCCGAGTTCTACAAGGACGGCAAGTACGAGTTCGAGGGCAAGTCCCGCTCGGCCGCCGAGATGACCGAGTACTACGAGGAGCTCGTCTCCGCGTACCCGCTCGTCTCCATCGAGGACCCGCTGTACGAGGACGACTGGGCCGGCTGGAAGGTCATCACCGACAAGCTGGGCGACAAGGTCCAGATCGTCGGCGACGACCTCTTCGTCACCAACCCGGAGCGCCTGGCCCGCGGCATCGAGGAGGGCTCCGCCAACGCCCTGCTCGTCAAGGTCAACCAGATCGGTTCGCTGACCGAGACCCTGGACGCCGTCGAGCTGGCCCAGCGCAACGGCTTCAAGTGCATGATGTCCCACCGCTCCGGCGAGACCGAGGACGTCACCATCGCCGACCTCGCCGTCGCCGTGAACTGCGGTCAGATCAAGACCGGCGCCCCGGCCCGCTCGGACCGTGTCGCCAAGTACAACCAGCTGCTGCGCATCGAGGAGATCCTCGACGACGCCGCCGAGTACGCCGGCCGCTCGGCGTTCCCCCGGTTCCGCTCGGCGAACTGA
- a CDS encoding transglycosylase family protein, whose amino-acid sequence MLLSSKGKHRRPSKATRAIAIAGVTGAAVAAPLMAAGNASAATASEWDAVAQCEAGGNWSINTGNGYYGGLQFSASTWAAYGGTAYASTADQASKSEQISVGEKVLAAQGKGAWPTCGTGLSGAANNAGSPAPSTPQQSTPKSSTTQSTEQRASRSDERPAAKTVETPTGKKVKKGDGEYKVVKGDTLSSIAEKKHVAGGWQKLFKLNKDIVDDADFIYPGQQLHLS is encoded by the coding sequence ATGCTGCTTTCCAGCAAGGGCAAGCACCGCCGCCCGTCCAAGGCCACTCGTGCGATCGCCATCGCCGGTGTCACCGGTGCCGCCGTCGCCGCCCCGCTCATGGCGGCCGGCAACGCCTCCGCCGCCACCGCCTCCGAGTGGGACGCCGTCGCCCAGTGCGAGGCCGGCGGCAACTGGTCCATCAACACCGGAAACGGCTACTACGGCGGCCTTCAGTTCTCGGCCTCCACCTGGGCCGCGTACGGCGGCACGGCCTACGCCTCCACCGCCGACCAGGCCTCCAAGTCCGAGCAGATCTCGGTCGGCGAGAAGGTCCTCGCCGCCCAGGGCAAGGGCGCCTGGCCGACCTGCGGCACCGGACTTTCGGGCGCCGCGAACAACGCCGGCTCGCCGGCCCCGAGCACCCCGCAGCAGAGCACCCCGAAGAGCAGCACCACCCAGTCGACCGAGCAGCGCGCCTCCCGTTCGGACGAGCGGCCGGCCGCCAAGACCGTCGAGACCCCGACCGGCAAGAAGGTCAAGAAGGGCGACGGCGAGTACAAGGTCGTCAAGGGCGACACCCTCAGCTCCATCGCCGAGAAGAAGCACGTCGCGGGCGGCTGGCAGAAGCTGTTCAAGCTGAACAAGGACATCGTCGACGACGCCGACTTCATCTACCCGGGCCAGCAGCTCCACCTGAGCTGA
- a CDS encoding transglycosylase family protein: MLSGNGRHRRPRQAPALLVAAGVTGSAIAIPLLGATGASAASGTTWDQVAECESGGSWSADTGNGYYGGLQLSQGNWEKYGGLDYAPSADQASRSQQIAVAEKVLAAKGSSPWSTCGIAVGLSQDSGSADVDTGLLGSGSTADSDSGSGISSGLSDSSSSSGSSSAAKDSKGSAKADATPSGSSTSDSSSADAAKSDDSDKSGQNGDASTPSEAESTSSGRHRGDTADESAADGRADDSTGRHASRGSDGSREAAPDAADDAYVVRPGDSLSAIADSLGLRGGWSALYTENEKTVGADPDVIVPGQSLALAAEPGEKQR; this comes from the coding sequence ATGCTCTCCGGGAACGGTCGACACCGACGCCCCCGTCAGGCTCCGGCCCTCCTCGTCGCGGCCGGCGTGACCGGCTCGGCCATCGCGATCCCGTTGCTCGGCGCCACCGGCGCCAGCGCGGCCAGCGGTACGACGTGGGACCAGGTCGCGGAGTGCGAGAGCGGAGGCTCCTGGAGCGCCGACACCGGCAACGGGTACTACGGCGGGCTCCAGTTGTCCCAGGGGAACTGGGAGAAGTACGGCGGTCTCGACTACGCCCCCAGTGCCGACCAGGCCAGCCGCTCCCAGCAGATAGCCGTCGCCGAGAAGGTCCTCGCCGCCAAGGGCAGCTCCCCCTGGTCCACCTGCGGCATCGCTGTCGGCCTCAGCCAGGACTCCGGTTCGGCCGACGTCGACACGGGCCTCCTCGGCAGCGGATCCACGGCCGACTCCGACTCCGGTTCCGGCATCAGCTCCGGCCTGTCCGACTCGTCCTCTTCGTCCGGCTCCTCGTCCGCGGCCAAGGATTCCAAGGGCTCCGCCAAGGCCGACGCCACGCCGTCCGGCTCTTCGACTTCCGACAGCTCGTCCGCGGATGCGGCGAAGAGTGACGACTCGGACAAGTCAGGGCAGAACGGCGACGCTTCGACCCCCTCCGAGGCGGAGTCCACCAGCTCCGGCCGGCACCGCGGCGACACGGCCGACGAGAGTGCCGCCGACGGCCGCGCCGACGACTCCACCGGCCGGCATGCCTCCCGCGGCTCCGACGGCTCCCGCGAGGCGGCTCCCGACGCGGCCGACGACGCGTACGTCGTGCGCCCCGGAGACAGCCTGTCGGCCATCGCCGACTCCCTTGGGCTCAGGGGCGGATGGTCCGCGCTGTACACCGAGAACGAGAAGACCGTCGGCGCCGACCCGGACGTCATCGTCCCCGGTCAGAGCCTTGCACTTGCTGCCGAACCGGGCGAAAAGCAGCGGTAG
- a CDS encoding cytochrome P450 family protein, with protein sequence MNAPHSEPELFTWEFATDPYPAYAWLREHAPVHRTTLPSGVEAWLVTRYADAKQALADARLSKNPVHHSEDAPGKSKTGIPGERSANLMTHLLNIDPPDHTRLRRLVSKAFTPRRVAEFAPRVQELTDHLIDQFAQTGSADLIHEFAFPLPIYAICDLLGVPREDQDDFRDWAGMMIRHGGGPRGGVARSVKKMRGYLAELIHRKREALPADPGPGEDLISGLIRASDHGEHLTENEAAAMCFVLLFAGFETTINLIGNGTYALLRNPQQRARLQQSIERGEQDLLDTGIEELLRYDGPVELATWRYATEPLDMGGQRIASGDPVLVVLAAADRDPARFDEPDTLDLSRSDNQHLGYGHGIHYCIGAPLARLEGRTALATLLRRLPDLRLAADPADLRWRGGLIMRGLRNLPVEFTAT encoded by the coding sequence GTGAACGCCCCACATAGCGAACCCGAACTCTTCACCTGGGAGTTCGCCACCGACCCCTACCCTGCCTACGCGTGGCTCCGCGAGCATGCGCCCGTGCACCGCACCACACTTCCCAGCGGTGTCGAGGCGTGGCTGGTGACTCGGTACGCGGACGCCAAGCAGGCGCTGGCCGACGCGCGGCTCTCCAAAAATCCCGTGCACCATTCCGAAGACGCCCCCGGAAAGAGCAAGACGGGTATCCCCGGCGAGCGCAGCGCCAACCTCATGACCCATCTGCTCAACATCGACCCGCCGGACCACACGCGCCTCCGTCGGCTCGTCTCCAAAGCGTTCACACCCCGCCGAGTGGCCGAATTCGCGCCCCGGGTCCAAGAGCTGACCGACCACCTCATCGACCAGTTCGCGCAGACCGGAAGCGCCGACCTCATCCATGAGTTCGCGTTCCCCCTCCCCATCTACGCCATCTGCGACCTGCTCGGCGTCCCCCGCGAGGACCAGGACGACTTCCGGGACTGGGCGGGGATGATGATCCGGCACGGGGGAGGGCCGAGGGGCGGTGTCGCGCGGTCCGTGAAGAAGATGCGCGGCTATCTCGCCGAGCTGATCCACCGCAAACGGGAGGCGCTGCCGGCCGACCCCGGCCCCGGCGAGGACCTCATCTCCGGTCTCATCCGCGCCTCCGACCACGGCGAGCACCTCACCGAGAACGAAGCCGCGGCCATGTGTTTCGTACTGCTGTTCGCCGGTTTTGAAACGACCATCAACCTCATCGGCAACGGCACATACGCGCTGCTGCGCAACCCACAGCAGCGGGCGCGACTGCAGCAGTCGATCGAGCGGGGCGAACAGGACCTGCTCGACACCGGTATCGAAGAGCTCCTCCGCTACGACGGCCCCGTCGAACTGGCTACTTGGCGCTACGCGACCGAGCCCCTGGACATGGGCGGACAGCGCATCGCTTCCGGTGATCCCGTGCTCGTGGTCCTCGCCGCCGCCGACCGTGATCCCGCGCGTTTCGACGAGCCGGACACGCTCGACCTCTCCCGCAGCGACAACCAGCACCTCGGCTACGGACATGGCATCCACTACTGCATCGGCGCGCCGCTCGCCCGCCTCGAAGGCCGCACGGCGCTGGCCACCCTGCTGCGCCGGCTGCCCGATCTCCGCCTTGCCGCCGATCCCGCGGACCTGCGCTGGCGAGGCGGCCTGATCATGCGCGGGCTGCGCAACCTCCCCGTGGAGTTCACGGCCACCTGA
- a CDS encoding nucleoside triphosphate pyrophosphohydrolase, translated as MNATSLNGDSNVTGADAPAPGRIVLLTTSHRVAPGLLSWPAWQALHGADRVLCADGAHPQLPYLREAGITVDEASPTAEELVDACAGGRTLVVVATGEGEPRLTDGLARLAGSGRIQMPDLELLPASYDLPGARLLDLVQVMDRIRAECPWSSQQTHKGLAKYGIEEAYELVEAIEEGDRDELREELGDVLLQVVFHARIAEEDEDEPFSIDDVAGGIVAKLIHRHPHVFGDETAATPEEVKEHWLRTKAVEKQRTSVTEGVPLGQPGLALAAKLSSRVRTAGLDVPLPHGEDVGYELLAMAARAEAEGVDPEAALRAAARAYRDAIRGAEETGAAGD; from the coding sequence GTGAACGCAACCAGCCTCAACGGCGACTCGAACGTGACCGGTGCCGACGCCCCCGCCCCCGGCCGCATCGTCCTGCTCACCACCAGTCACCGTGTCGCACCCGGACTCCTGTCCTGGCCCGCCTGGCAGGCGCTGCACGGTGCCGACCGGGTCCTGTGCGCGGACGGCGCGCACCCCCAGCTGCCGTATCTGCGCGAGGCGGGCATCACGGTCGACGAGGCGTCCCCGACCGCCGAGGAGCTGGTCGACGCCTGCGCCGGCGGCCGCACGCTGGTCGTCGTCGCGACCGGCGAGGGCGAGCCGCGCCTCACCGACGGGCTGGCCCGCCTCGCGGGCTCCGGCCGCATACAGATGCCGGACCTGGAGCTGCTCCCCGCCTCGTACGACCTGCCGGGCGCCCGTCTCCTCGACCTCGTCCAGGTCATGGACCGCATCCGCGCCGAGTGCCCCTGGTCGTCCCAGCAGACCCACAAGGGCCTGGCCAAGTACGGCATCGAGGAAGCGTACGAGCTGGTCGAGGCGATCGAGGAGGGCGACCGCGACGAACTCCGCGAGGAGCTGGGAGACGTCCTGCTCCAGGTGGTCTTCCACGCCCGGATCGCGGAGGAGGACGAGGACGAGCCGTTCTCGATCGACGACGTGGCGGGCGGCATCGTCGCCAAGCTGATCCACCGCCACCCGCACGTCTTCGGCGACGAGACCGCGGCCACTCCGGAGGAGGTCAAGGAGCACTGGCTGCGCACCAAGGCGGTGGAGAAGCAGCGGACCTCGGTGACCGAGGGCGTTCCGCTCGGCCAGCCGGGCCTGGCCCTGGCCGCGAAGCTGTCGTCGCGGGTGCGCACGGCGGGACTCGACGTACCGCTGCCGCACGGCGAGGACGTCGGCTACGAGCTGCTGGCGATGGCCGCGCGCGCCGAGGCGGAGGGCGTGGACCCGGAGGCGGCACTCCGGGCGGCGGCGCGGGCCTACCGGGACGCGATCCGGGGGGCGGAGGAGACGGGCGCGGCGGGGGACTGA
- a CDS encoding SurA N-terminal domain-containing protein: MHRRRRTALVLSAAIVAAAPLLTACGGEAHPGAAAVVGGQRITVAQLESRVNEVRTAQRAATTDDAQYEQTIAKTGSLTRDTLHSLVLDRVLDRAAKDAGVSVTRKDAQQMRTALEQQAGGTKALESAWLQQYGVAPGRLDDSLRTEIEAQKLATTLGADMNTVNGKAAFWKAMSEASKKLHVTLNPRYGTWDVQKSSRVDAKTPWLREVTATTTQQTA; the protein is encoded by the coding sequence TTGCACCGCCGCCGTCGCACCGCGCTAGTCCTCTCCGCCGCGATCGTCGCGGCGGCTCCCCTCCTCACCGCGTGCGGCGGCGAGGCGCACCCCGGCGCCGCGGCCGTCGTAGGCGGCCAACGGATCACGGTCGCGCAGCTGGAGAGCCGGGTGAACGAGGTGCGCACGGCCCAGCGGGCCGCCACCACGGACGACGCCCAGTACGAGCAGACCATCGCCAAGACCGGCAGCCTCACCCGCGACACCCTGCACAGCCTGGTCCTGGACCGGGTCCTGGACCGTGCGGCCAAGGACGCGGGTGTCAGCGTGACCCGCAAGGACGCCCAGCAGATGCGCACCGCCCTGGAGCAGCAGGCGGGCGGCACGAAGGCGCTGGAGTCGGCCTGGCTCCAGCAGTACGGCGTGGCACCGGGGCGGCTCGACGACAGCCTCCGCACCGAGATCGAGGCGCAGAAGCTGGCCACCACGCTCGGCGCCGACATGAACACGGTCAACGGCAAGGCGGCGTTCTGGAAGGCGATGTCCGAGGCCTCCAAGAAACTCCACGTCACCCTGAATCCGCGCTACGGCACGTGGGACGTGCAGAAGAGCAGCCGGGTGGACGCGAAGACCCCGTGGCTGCGGGAGGTCACGGCGACAACGACCCAGCAGACGGCGTAG